From Diospyros lotus cultivar Yz01 chromosome 4, ASM1463336v1, whole genome shotgun sequence, a single genomic window includes:
- the LOC127799246 gene encoding putative calcium-transporting ATPase 13, plasma membrane-type codes for MNQIEFILDFPTRSSGRNLKRWHLAFTTIYCSRAFSHLIKHVVATNKGRASPMTSPHGLLINVAEEPPPCFSNINQLTLSGLVKQKNIDALAKVGGVEGIASSLNTNIEHGIRGDHVDLSCRHEAFGTNTYLRPPAKSFFRFVWEALTDFTIVILLVCAALSLGFGMKEDGVKEGWYDGGSIFVAVFLVVAVSATSDFRQSRQFVRLSKVSSNIPVEVVRNGRRQQVSIFEIAVGDVVCLKIGDQVPADGLFIDGHSLQLDESSMTGESDYVEVNLAQNPFLISGTKVADGFGRMLVTSVGMNTTWGEMMSTVNRDSHDETPLQARLNKLASAIGKVGLAVASLVLVVLLVRYFTGNTEDEYGNKEFNGGKTKADDVINSVLGVIADAVTIVVVAIPEGLPLAVTLTLAYSMKRMMVDQAMVRKLSACETMGSATTICTDKTGTLTLNQMKVTKFWLGQECVDEKVATSIATNILELLHQGVGLNTTGSVYKSPSGSELEFSGSPTEKAILSWAFLQLHMDLEELKQTFVVLHVEAFNSTKKRSGVLMRRKSDNRVSVHWKGAAEMILAMCSHYYDVSGNIKSLDDVERKKFDQIIQGMAASSLRCIAFAHKQISEERNEHEKSQQKMEDNCLTLLGIVGLKDPCRPGVKKAVEDCQYAGVNVKMITGDNVFTARAIATECGILRPDHGMESGAVVEGEEFRNYTPEERMEKVDRICVMARSSPFDKLLMVQCLKQKGHVVAVTGDGTNDAPALKEADIGLSMGIQGTEVAKESSDIVILDDNFGSVATVLKWGRGVYNNIQKFIQFQLTVNVAALVINFVAAVSAGEVPLTAVQLLWVNLIMDTLGALALATEKPTRELMEKPPVGRISPLITNIMWRNLLAQAFYQIAVLLTLQFRGESIFGLSKNVNDTLIFNTFVLCQVFNEFNARKLEKKNVFEGIHRNKLFMGIIGITIVLQVLMVEFLKKFASTERLNWWQWGVCIGFAAMSWPIGFMVKCVPVPDRPFFSYLKWQNVKNMQIRLVCVELVLL; via the coding sequence ATGAACCAGATCGAGTTCATACTTGATTTTCCAACCAGGAGTAGCGGAAGAAATCTCAAGAGATGGCATTTGGCGTTTACCACAATCTATTGTTCGAGGGCCTTCTCTCATTTGATCAAACACGTGGTGGCCACGAATAAGGGTAGGGCCTCCCCTATGACATCACCACATGGCCTACTTATCAATGTTGCTGAAGAACCACCCCCCTGCTTTTCAAACATCAACCAGTTAACCCTCTCCGGTCTCGTGAAGCAAAAAAACATAGACGCTCTTGCAAAAGTTGGCGGCGTTGAGGGCATAGCCTCCTCTCTCAACACCAACATTGAGCATGGAATTCGCGGTGATCACGTAGATCTTTCATGTCGACACGAGGCCTTTGGCACGAACACGTATCTCAGGCCACCGGCAAAAAGCTTCTTCCGATTTGTTTGGGAGGCTCTGACGGACTTCACTATCGTAATTTTGTTGGTCTGTGCGGCTCTTTCCCTTGGATTTGGCATGAAGGAAGATGGCGTGAAAGAAGGATGGTATGACGGCGGAAGCATATTCGTGGCCGTGTTTCTTGTCGTTGCAGTGTCGGCAACAAGTGACTTTAGGCAGAGCAGGCAGTTTGTCAGGTTATCCAAAGTCAGCAGCAACATCCCAGTGGAGGTCGTGAGAAATGGCAGGCGACAACAGGTTTCGATTTTCGAGATTGCTGTGGGAGACGTAGTCTGCTTGAAGATTGGCGACCAAGTTCCCGCTGATGGGTTGTTCATAGATGGCCACTCACTGCAACTGGATGAATCCAGTATGACAGGCGAAAGTGATTACGTTGAAGTTAATTTAGCCCAAAATCCCTTCTTGATCTCCGGCACCAAGGTGGCTGATGGATTCGGCCGGATGCTAGTGACCTCTGTGGGGATGAATACGACTTGGGGAGAGATGATGAGCACGGTCAACCGCGATTCCCATGACGAGACGCCGCTACAGGCACGGCTGAATAAGCTTGCTTCTGCCATAGGTAAGGTTGGTTTGGCTGTTGCTTCCCTTGTTCTTGTTGTGTTGTTGGTGCGCTACTTCACAGGAAATACAGAAGATGAGTATGGAAACAAGGAATTCAACGGCGGCAAGACAAAAGCTGATGATGTGATAAATTCTGTGCTGGGAGTCATTGCTGATGCAGTGACCATTGTGGTCGTCGCAATTCCTGAGGGCTTACCATTAGCTGTGACGCTTACTCTGGCTTATTCCATGAAGAGGATGATGGTTGATCAGGCTATGGTTCGGAAGCTCTCTGCATGTGAGACAATGGGCTCTGCCACCACCATATGTACAGACAAAACCGGCACACTTACACTCAACCAGATGAAGGTGACAAAGTTTTGGCTTGGTCAAGAGTGTGTGGATGAAAAAGTGGCCACTTCAATTGCAACCAACATTCTTGAATTGCTCCACCAAGGGGTCGGACTGAACACGACGGGTAGTGTTTATAAATCCCCTTCGGGATCTGAACTCGAGTTCTCTGGCAGCCCAACAGAAAAGGCGATACTTTCTTGGGCTTTTTTGCAGCTACACATGGACTTGGAGGAGCTGAAGCAGACATTTGTGGTTCTCCATGTTGAAGCCTTCAATTCAACGAAGAAAAGAAGTGGGGTTCTAATGCGAAGGAAATCTGATAATAGGGTTAGTGTGCACTGGAAAGGCGCTGCAGAGATGATACTCGCCATGTGTTCGCATTACTATGATGTCAGTGGAAATATCAAATCCCTTGATGATGTAGAGAGGAAGAAGTTTGATCAAATCATCCAAGGTATGGCTGCTAGTAGCCTGCGATGCATTGCTTTTGCACACAAGCAGATTTCAGAGGAAAGGAACGAACATGAAAAATCGCAGCAAAAGATGGAAGACAACTGCTTAACCCTTTTGGGGATAGTAGGTCTAAAAGACCCCTGCCGACCTGGTGTGAAGAAAGCAGTGGAGGATTGCCAATATGCTGGAGTGAACGTGAAAATGATTACGGGTGACAATGTTTTCACGGCTAGAGCCATTGCTACAGAGTGTGGGATACTTAGGCCTGACCACGGAATGGAGAGTGGTGCTGTGGTTGAAGGAGAAGAATTCCGCAATTACACGCCAGAGGAGCGAATGGAGAAAGTTGACCGAATCTGTGTCATGGCAAGATCCTCTCCCTTTGATAAACTTCTAATGGTGCAATGCTTGAAACAGAAAGGCCATGTTGTGGCAGTGACTGGTGATGGCACAAATGATGCACCGGCTTTAAAAGAGGCCGATATAGGCCTTTCTATGGGGATCCAGGGAACTGAAGTGGCCAAAGAAAGCTCAGACATTGTGATTTTGGATGATAATTTTGGTTCCGTTGCCACAGTGTTGAAATGGGGGAGAGGTGTTTACAACAACATCCAGAAATTCATTCAGTTCCAGCTCACAGTGAATGTGGCCGCACTTGTCATCAATTTTGTGGCTGCAGTTTCAGCCGGTGAAGTCCCTCTAACAGCTGTCCAGCTGTTGTGGGTGAACCTGATCATGGACACCTTGGGAGCTCTTGCTCTTGCCACTGAGAAGCCCACCCGAGAGCTCATGGAGAAGCCGCCCGTGGGTCGTATTTCCCCACTCATCACCAACATCATGTGGAGAAACCTGCTTGCTCAAGCATTCTACCAGATAGCTGTTCTGCTGACTCTGCAGTTCAGGGGAGAATCGATCTTTGGGCTGAGCAAGAATGTCAATGACACGTTGATCTTCAATACTTTTGTGCTATGCCAAGTTTTCAATGAATTCAATGCCCGGAagctggagaagaagaatgtATTCGAGGGCATACACCGAAACAAGTTGTTTATGGGGATCATTGGGATAACAATTGTTCTTCAAGTGCTAATGGTGGAGTTCCTGAAGAAGTTTGCAAGCACAGAGAGGCTCAATTGGTGGCAATGGGGGGTTTGTATTGGATTTGCAGCCATGTCTTGGCCAATTGGGTTTATGGTCAAGTGCGTACCTGTTCCGGATAGACCATTTTTCAGTTACCTCAAATGGCAGAATGTAAAAAACATGCAGATACGACTCGTATGTGTAGAGCTGGTTTTATTATAG